The nucleotide sequence TTTTTTGAAAAAAAAAAAAAAAAAAAAAAAAAAAAAAAAAAAAAAAAAAAAAAAAAAAAAAAAAATTAGATATTAAACCGAATATAGACTATATCCCGGTTGGAAAGAACATAGTCGCGGCCTTCCAGACGCAGAAGCCCTCTGTGGCGGGCCTCGGCGAGACCGGAAACGCGGAGGTAGTCCCGCAGGTTTATAACCTCGGCGGCGATGAAACCCCGGGCCATATCGGTGTGGATCCCGGCCGCGGCCTCCACGGCGGTGGTGCCGCGGGGAACGGTCCGCGCCCGGGCCTCCTTCTCGTTCACGGTGTAAAAGGTGATGAGGTCGAGGAGACGGTAGCCCTCCTCCACCAGAATTTCCAGTCCGGGGCGTTCGAGACCGTAGGCGGAAAGCATCTCCCGGGCCTCTTCGGGGGGGAGCTCGGCCAGCTGGGCCTCGAGCTCCGCACAGAGGGTCACGAGCGGCACACCCTCCCCGGCGGCCCGGCGGGAAAGGGACCGCAGGAGAGGATTATTCTCCCCCCGGGGAAGGTCCCCCTCCCCTATGTTGGCCACCCAGAGCACCGGCTTCAGGGTGAGGAGGAAGAGAGTTCGTTCGGCATAGGCCACCAGATCCGCGGGAAGCCCGGTTCGGTGGCGCCGCAGGGGTTCCGGACGCTCGAGGATCTCCCGGAGGAGGGAGAGGTGTTCGAGCTCACGACGGGCATCGCGATCTCCGGAACGGGCCGGCTTCTCCACCCGGGACCACCTCCTCTCCACGGTCTCCAGGTCCTTGGCGATGAGCTCGAGCTCCAGGATATCCAAATCCCGCAGCGGATCCACCGTGCCCTCCACATGGGAAACGCTTTCGTCCTCGAAACAGCGCAGGACCATCACCAGGGCATCCATCTCCCGTATGTGAGCCAGAAACCGGTTCCCCAGTCCCTCACCGCGACTGGCGTTACGCACCAGACCGGCGATGTCCACGAACTCGATCACCGCCGGAACGGCCCTCGCGGCTCCCTCCCTTTCCGCCAGGATCCTCACCCCCTCGTCCGGCACCTCCACCACCCCCACATTAGGCTCGATGGTGCAGAAGGGGTAGGCGGCGACCTCGGCCCGGGCTCCGCGCACCAGGGCGTTAAAAAGGGTGGACTTCCCGGCGTTGGGCAAACCCACTATCCCCAGGCGGGTCATCCTAAAAGGGCTCCCAGCGAGGCCACTCGAATTCGTAAGACCAGACCGGAAGGATCCCCTTCTTTCGCGCGTACTCCTCTATCTCCCGGGGAAAGTCGTGAGCCACGAGCACCTTGATTACCGGAACCCCTTTCTCCTTCTCAAACCGGAGAGCCATACGGTTGAAGCGTTCAATCTCCCTCTTGGAGGGGCGCACCTTGGCCTCCCCCAGGATGTAAACCCGTTCCCCGTTGCGCCGACCGGTCCCGATGATGTTGAACTGTACCAGCCGACCTCCCAGAATCACATACTCCCGAATCAACCGCCCCTCCACCTCCACCCCCTCCTTCTCCTTAAGTATGGATGGGAGTCCCACATAGGCGCGGTTCTCCAGGATGTAACCCACGGTGTCCGAAAGGGCCTCGAGCCGCGACCGGGTCTCCCGATGCTCCCGATCCAGATCCTCCATCCGGGCCAGCGTGTTCTTCACCGCCTCGGTGAGATCCTGCACCGCCCGGGTAAGCTTATCCAGTCTCTCCTCCAGACGATCCTGCCTCTCCTCAAGCCGCCTCTGCCCCTTCGCCAGCTCCGCCATCGCCTCCTCCAGACGATCCTGCCTCTCCTCAAGCCGCCTCTGCCCCTTCGCCAGCTCCGCCATCGCCTCCTCCAGACGATCCTGCCTGCCGGCAACCCTCGTCAGTATCTCATCCAGCTTACGGACCTCGTGGGAACGGCCGGTCTCGTCCCTCAAACGCTGCACCTCTTCCAGAAGAAAAAGCAAAATCTCCCGCAACTCCGCCGATTCCACTCTTTCCACCTTCTGTCTCAGGAGGGGTTCAAGCATGACCTTACCTCCGGCCTTTTTATCCTTGGCCATCCGGGGTATATTCTCAAAAAATTATAACCCTTACCTTTCGGGAAAAAAATGGCTGCGGACATCCTTCAGGATAAAGTTCTGGTGCTCAACAGGTACTACCAGGCCATCCAGATCACCACCGTGCTGCGGGCCATCTGCCACCTGGTCAAGGGCACGGCCAAGGTCATCACCCCCGACTGGACCACCCATACTCTGGAGGAGTGGATCGAGGCCAGTCGTTTTTACGACAACGGGCGTCTGGTGCGCAGCCCCTCCCTCTCCATCGTGGCCCCGGAGGCCATATACCTCACCACATACGACCGGCTTCCCAAACTGGAGGTGGTCTTCAACCGGGCCAACCTCTTCATGAGAGACAACTACACCTGCCAGTACTGCGGAAAGTCCGTGCGCAATCCCAGGGATCGCACCATCGATCATGTGATCCCCCGCTCCCGCGGTGGGAAGACCGTGTGGACCAATGTAGTGCTCTGCTGCCGCAAGTGCAACCTGAAGAAGGGAGATCGCACCCCCCAGGAGGCCGGGATGCGCCTTCTCAAGAAGCCCGAACCCCCGAAGTGGCACAGTTTTCTTCTGGAGAAGTTCCCCGAGGAAAAGAGGGAGGTGTGGAAACCCTTTCTGGACTTTGCCGGTCTCTACCCCGAGGACTGAAGCACCTCTTTGATGTTTAGAATGACCAGGAGCCTTTCCGGAAGCTGACACACATGGCGCACGAACCGCCGTTCCACCCCTTCGATCCGCTCCGGGGGTTCCTCCACATCCTTGGCGGGCACCTCCAGAATGTCTCCGATCCTTTCCACCAGAAGGCTCACCCGCTCCTCGTCCTCGTTCTTAACGATAAGGTTGTAGGCCCGGGCCCCTTCCAGGTGCAGCCCTATACGCTCGGCCAGATCCACGGTGGTGAGCACCTGACCCCGAAGATTGATGATCCCCTTGATGTAGGGAGGAGCCAGTGGGACCGGAGTGATCTCCAGCTTCCGATTGATCTCCACTACCTCGGATATGGGAAGACCGAAAAGATACTCTCCCAGCCAGAAGGTTACGAAGGTTTGGGTGTCTTCACCCAGCACCGGCCTGCTCTCGCTACTGGCTACGGGTAGCTCCGCCATGGCACCCCTCCATTATTTTGTAGAATTCATGAAGCAGGCTCAGGGCCTGCGGGGGATACTCGTCGGGAAACCATATCTCGAACTGAAGGACGAGGTTGCCCCGGCGACCGTCCGGATGAAAGGGACCCCGCTGGTTCAGCACCAGCCTGGCTCCGGAGGGAAGACCCCGGGGGATCTCGATCTCCTCGGCACCCTCCAGGAGCTCCACCCGCACCCGCCCCCCCAGTGCCGCCTTCCAGAAGGGCACCGGCACCCGGCACACCAGGTCCTCCCCCTCAAGGAACCAGCGGTCGTCCTTCTGGACGAAGACCTCCAGAAACACATCCAGCGCGGGACCGTCGGGGGATCTGGGAAGGAAAAGGAAATCCCCCTCCCGCACCCCGGGAGGAATGGTGACCAGCACCTCCTTCTCGCCCCGGATCTGTCCCTTTCCCCGGCACCGGGGACAGGGAGTAAGCCATATCTCCCCCTCGCCCCGGCACCGGGGACAGATGTGACGGTAGACTCCCCCGGACTCGGCAAGAAGTCCCTCGCCCCGGCACCACTCGCACACCTTCTTCTTCCCCCGGGGATCGAGGCCTCCCCCGCCGCAGTACTCGCAAGGTACCAGCTCGTCCGGGACCTTAACCCACCGTTCCGCCCCCAGGGCCACCTCCCTTATGCTTAATTCAATAAAAGAAAGAAAGTAATCACCCCGTCCGGGTCTCTCCCGGACCACCTGAACCCGACGACGGGCCTGATAGGCTTCCCTCAGCCGCTCGTAGGCCTCCTGAAGAGCCAGATAGCGTTCCGGATCCCCGCCCCGGTCCGGATGACAGTCCTTGACCCGGCGCAGATAGGCCCGACGAATCTCCTCCCATCCGGCCCGGGGCGAGACTCCCAGCACCTCGAAGGGATCCGGCTTCATGCCGCAGCCGCCTCCCCGGAAGCCTCACTGAGCAAGCGCTCCACCGCGGAGACCACCGCCTGCCGATCCAGCTTGGTCTGAAACTCGTCGGCCCCCGCCTCCTTGGCCTTCCGATAAATGTCTTCCCCGGAAAGGCTGGTAAGGACCATCACGGGAAGCCCCCTGAATCGCTCCTCGCTCCGCACCTTCTTCACCAGCTCGATTCCGTTCATCCGGGGCATCTCTATATCCGCTATGAGAAGATCAAAGCGTTCGTGCTGTAACTTCTCCCAGGCGGAAAGCCCGTCCTCGGCGATCTCCACCTCGTAGCCCGCCGACTCCAGATAACTTTTCACCAGCTGGGCGTAAAAGCTGGAGTCCTCGGCGTAAAGGATCCGGCGGCCCTCCTCCACCTGAGGCCGCACGAACCACTCCGGATCGAACATCTCGATAATCTTGTAAATGTCCAGGAAAATGGTGGTCTTTCCGTTTATGATACGATTGCCGAGAATACCCTCGGTCTTGTAGATGTCCTCCTGGAGTTCCAGATCGGTCTCGATGCTGTCCAGGATCTGGGAGACCAGAATGGCCACCGTCTTCCCGCCTTCCTCAAAAAGAAGCAGGTTGTACTCCTCCTGCTCGGGAAGGGGCTGAATGGGAAGGTAGTTCTCCAGGCGGATGACCGGAACGGACCTCCCCTTGTACTGTACCACCTCCTTGCCCCCCACATACTCCAGGGCCTCGGCCCTGATCTTGTCGAGCCGCGAGACCAGGGAAAGGGGAATGGCGAACTGCTCCGCCGGATTAACATTGAAAAGGAGCACGAAGTGGGTCTCCTGAGTGGAGACGCGTTTTTTCTCCTCCTCCAGGGTCTTCTGGGCCTCCTCGGCCCGGAAGCCCACATGACGGGAAAGCCCCACCACATCCAGGATCAGCGCCACCTTCCCGTCTCCCATGATGGTGGCTCCGGCGTAAATGGGGATCCCCTTGAGCAACCGATCCAAGGGTTTCACCACGATCTCCTCGGAGTCCCGGACCTCGTCCACCAGAAGCCCGAACTCCATGGTGCCGCTGGTGAGGATGGCCAGGCTGCGGGCCTGACCGTCCTCCCGGCCCAGAACCCTGGAGAGTCGCACTATGGGAATGATGTTTCCGCGCAGACGATAAAATTCGGAATAACCGATCTTGTGGATCTCCTCCTCGCTTTCAATGTTAACCAGCTCCTTGAGGTTTACCTGGGGAATGGCGTAGCGTTCGCCCCCGGAGACCACGATCAGGGCCGGAACGATGGCCAGGGTCAGGGGGATCTTGATGCGCACCGTGGTGCCGGAACCCTTGACACTCCGAATCTCGATGCTTCCACCGAGGCGTTCGATGTTGGTCTTGACCACATCCATGCCCACGCCCCGGCCGGAGATGTTGGTAACCTTTTCCGCAGTGGAAAAACCCGGCCGAAAGATGAGGTTCAGGGCCTCGTGATCGCTCATGCGCTCGGCCTCTTCGGGAGTAATGATGCCCTTTTCCACCGCTTTCTTCTTCACCTTTTCGATGTCTATGCCCCGTCCGTCGTCCTCGATCTCGATGATGACCTGGCCGCCCTCGTGATAGGCCCGCATGACCAGCGTGCCCACCGGGGGCTTGCCCACCCGGGTACGCTCGTCCGGAGGCTCGATCCCGTGGTCGATGGAGTTACGCACCAGGTGGGTGAGGGGATCCTTGATGGCCTCGATAATAGAACGATCCAGCTCGGTGTCCGCTCCCTCGATGTGAAGATTCACCTTCTTTCCGGTGGAACGGGCCAGATCCCGCACGATTCTCGGGAACTTGTTGAACACA is from Thermosulfurimonas sp. F29 and encodes:
- the ychF gene encoding redox-regulated ATPase YchF; amino-acid sequence: MTRLGIVGLPNAGKSTLFNALVRGARAEVAAYPFCTIEPNVGVVEVPDEGVRILAEREGAARAVPAVIEFVDIAGLVRNASRGEGLGNRFLAHIREMDALVMVLRCFEDESVSHVEGTVDPLRDLDILELELIAKDLETVERRWSRVEKPARSGDRDARRELEHLSLLREILERPEPLRRHRTGLPADLVAYAERTLFLLTLKPVLWVANIGEGDLPRGENNPLLRSLSRRAAGEGVPLVTLCAELEAQLAELPPEEAREMLSAYGLERPGLEILVEEGYRLLDLITFYTVNEKEARARTVPRGTTAVEAAAGIHTDMARGFIAAEVINLRDYLRVSGLAEARHRGLLRLEGRDYVLSNRDIVYIRFNI
- a CDS encoding chemotaxis protein CheW; the encoded protein is MSFEEDVLKDFLEEAKEGLEKLDEEFVELEQDPTNTEILKSIFRTMHTLKGTAGFFGFKTLEGIAHFAEDILSKLRDGLVVADEEIIDMLLRAVDHIKAIVAHIEEHKQEPVDDTYLDFLVTLSNFADKVARRAKGEAVEEKPAVAEEAPPAESKKEEKEETKAGEEEPKEKPEEKPTEEKKAEETRPAPGTPPRKEAPKAPPQVTLTETHIRVDVKLLDHLMNLAGELVLARNRLVQLANQKVDSELMQATQTLSLVTTEMQEAIMKTRMQPIGNVFNKFPRIVRDLARSTGKKVNLHIEGADTELDRSIIEAIKDPLTHLVRNSIDHGIEPPDERTRVGKPPVGTLVMRAYHEGGQVIIEIEDDGRGIDIEKVKKKAVEKGIITPEEAERMSDHEALNLIFRPGFSTAEKVTNISGRGVGMDVVKTNIERLGGSIEIRSVKGSGTTVRIKIPLTLAIVPALIVVSGGERYAIPQVNLKELVNIESEEEIHKIGYSEFYRLRGNIIPIVRLSRVLGREDGQARSLAILTSGTMEFGLLVDEVRDSEEIVVKPLDRLLKGIPIYAGATIMGDGKVALILDVVGLSRHVGFRAEEAQKTLEEEKKRVSTQETHFVLLFNVNPAEQFAIPLSLVSRLDKIRAEALEYVGGKEVVQYKGRSVPVIRLENYLPIQPLPEQEEYNLLLFEEGGKTVAILVSQILDSIETDLELQEDIYKTEGILGNRIINGKTTIFLDIYKIIEMFDPEWFVRPQVEEGRRILYAEDSSFYAQLVKSYLESAGYEVEIAEDGLSAWEKLQHERFDLLIADIEMPRMNGIELVKKVRSEERFRGLPVMVLTSLSGEDIYRKAKEAGADEFQTKLDRQAVVSAVERLLSEASGEAAAA
- a CDS encoding HNH endonuclease, producing the protein MAADILQDKVLVLNRYYQAIQITTVLRAICHLVKGTAKVITPDWTTHTLEEWIEASRFYDNGRLVRSPSLSIVAPEAIYLTTYDRLPKLEVVFNRANLFMRDNYTCQYCGKSVRNPRDRTIDHVIPRSRGGKTVWTNVVLCCRKCNLKKGDRTPQEAGMRLLKKPEPPKWHSFLLEKFPEEKREVWKPFLDFAGLYPED
- a CDS encoding chemotaxis protein CheW, translating into MAELPVASSESRPVLGEDTQTFVTFWLGEYLFGLPISEVVEINRKLEITPVPLAPPYIKGIINLRGQVLTTVDLAERIGLHLEGARAYNLIVKNEDEERVSLLVERIGDILEVPAKDVEEPPERIEGVERRFVRHVCQLPERLLVILNIKEVLQSSG
- a CDS encoding DnaJ C-terminal domain-containing protein, with translation MKPDPFEVLGVSPRAGWEEIRRAYLRRVKDCHPDRGGDPERYLALQEAYERLREAYQARRRVQVVRERPGRGDYFLSFIELSIREVALGAERWVKVPDELVPCEYCGGGGLDPRGKKKVCEWCRGEGLLAESGGVYRHICPRCRGEGEIWLTPCPRCRGKGQIRGEKEVLVTIPPGVREGDFLFLPRSPDGPALDVFLEVFVQKDDRWFLEGEDLVCRVPVPFWKAALGGRVRVELLEGAEEIEIPRGLPSGARLVLNQRGPFHPDGRRGNLVLQFEIWFPDEYPPQALSLLHEFYKIMEGCHGGATRSQ